From the genome of Colwellia psychrerythraea 34H, one region includes:
- the hflX gene encoding GTPase HflX, protein MQLTAKASLTNALLISICTPDFKGDEATESLAELARLVTTLGFKVVGTQSQKQSSTKKVNVLGLGKLAEIAHLTGNQGEVEDMEEVEDLSVGEQTDDVEFMVNSSDIPSDNLPFACADVVVFDCDLSPSQLRNVENQLGVEVFDRTGIIIEIFSRHARTKTAKLQVEIARLNYVAPRLRETSCGDKERQMGKGAGETTLELNRRAVRDQLAELKRELVSVQHEMKGRRTQRSELFCVALVGYTNAGKSSMMRAITGSDVEGENKLFATLDTTVRALFPITQPRILVSDTVGFIKKLPHDLVASFHSTLAEAQDASLLLYVVDASDPSFRAQLDVVHEVLDEVGVEDSKKLLVLNKSDQLSIEQQQALMEEFPNAMMTSARNPADVSKLHKYIVGIAQEEMIEEEIIVPYTANGIIGEIRSRMSVTKEEYENSHIKLTVRSNAIDLARLKKRMLSL, encoded by the coding sequence ATGCAACTAACAGCAAAAGCATCACTCACTAACGCTTTACTTATTTCTATTTGTACACCTGACTTTAAAGGTGATGAAGCAACAGAATCACTGGCAGAGCTCGCGCGTTTAGTGACTACACTCGGTTTTAAAGTAGTCGGCACTCAGTCGCAAAAGCAGAGTTCGACTAAAAAAGTTAATGTACTAGGTTTAGGGAAACTGGCAGAAATAGCGCATCTCACGGGTAATCAAGGTGAGGTTGAAGACATGGAAGAAGTTGAAGACCTCTCTGTTGGCGAACAAACTGATGACGTTGAATTTATGGTTAATTCTTCAGATATCCCATCAGACAACCTTCCATTTGCTTGTGCTGATGTGGTGGTATTTGATTGTGATTTAAGCCCATCTCAGCTGCGTAATGTCGAGAATCAATTAGGCGTAGAGGTTTTTGACCGTACTGGCATTATTATTGAAATATTTAGTCGTCATGCCCGTACTAAAACCGCGAAATTACAGGTTGAAATTGCCCGACTTAATTATGTAGCACCACGACTTCGTGAGACCTCATGTGGTGATAAAGAACGTCAAATGGGTAAAGGTGCTGGCGAAACTACGCTAGAACTGAACCGTCGTGCCGTGCGTGACCAATTAGCCGAACTTAAGCGAGAATTGGTGAGTGTTCAACATGAAATGAAAGGCCGACGTACCCAACGTTCTGAGCTTTTTTGTGTTGCTTTGGTTGGTTATACCAACGCGGGCAAGTCATCAATGATGCGAGCTATTACCGGCAGTGATGTTGAAGGTGAAAATAAACTTTTTGCGACGCTTGATACTACGGTTCGTGCTTTATTTCCTATCACTCAACCAAGAATATTAGTGTCGGACACTGTTGGTTTTATTAAAAAGCTACCACACGATCTAGTCGCCTCATTTCATTCAACCTTAGCAGAAGCGCAGGATGCATCATTACTGTTATATGTAGTCGATGCCTCTGATCCTTCGTTTCGTGCGCAACTCGATGTCGTACACGAAGTGCTGGACGAAGTTGGTGTTGAAGACAGTAAAAAGTTACTGGTACTAAACAAATCAGATCAACTTAGCATTGAGCAACAACAAGCATTGATGGAAGAGTTTCCTAATGCCATGATGACATCTGCGCGTAATCCGGCTGATGTGAGTAAATTGCATAAATATATCGTTGGTATTGCGCAGGAAGAGATGATTGAAGAAGAAATTATTGTTCCTTATACCGCTAACGGTATCATAGGTGAAATTCGATCGAGAATGAGTGTTACTAAAGAAGAGTATGAAAATAGTCATATTAAACTAACGGTGCGCTCAAACGCGATTGATTTAGCAAGGTTGAAAAAACGGATGTTGAGCTTATAG
- a CDS encoding ArsR/SmtB family transcription factor: MDIDVIAKALKELGHPTRLAIFKRLVKSGEQGIAVGEVQEELQIPGSTLSHHISSLASAGLITQRREGRVLYCVVEYDKLLSVIAFLQDECCIDEQ, encoded by the coding sequence ATGGATATAGATGTAATTGCCAAAGCCTTAAAAGAATTAGGCCATCCAACTCGATTAGCAATATTTAAACGCTTAGTAAAATCAGGTGAGCAAGGTATTGCTGTGGGTGAAGTGCAAGAAGAGTTACAGATACCTGGTTCAACATTATCACATCACATCTCTAGTTTGGCTTCTGCAGGGTTGATTACACAGCGTCGTGAAGGACGGGTTCTTTATTGCGTCGTTGAATATGACAAATTGCTTTCTGTGATTGCATTTCTACAAGACGAATGTTGTATTGATGAGCAGTAA
- a CDS encoding UvrD-helicase domain-containing protein: MSSNPQTVVDSIEQLSDYCIPSSFFRRFIGIPTAIKISDCGVVIDVEDSLTTIKWEELIVPPTFHLSFFGQIISFKTESKSYVFTMLAYKSKRKHKNNCEQRWAAANIHRVETLLTAIERFKTNRYMRRSIIERIQLASRQELVRWLPWLNSNSSSKSTSSLTNVIEITQRLSYYQHWQQQGIADCRESYISKQLQTHEAFFDNVESNPLTLCQRRACIIDNDNNLLLAGAGTGKTSVMIGRTGYLLNSLQAKSDEILLLAYGRKAANEMDERIRDKLSTDKISATTFHRLGLSIIAQVEGGKPSLSVLADDEKAKSKWIQSYFERLIKEDRQYRKLILEYFGKYYYVERSAFDFKSKGEYYQYLTDNDIRSFKGEQVKSFGELYIANSLFSYGIEYQYEAKYAYDVKSIERKQYQPDFFLPEFNVYIEYYGIDENEDTAPYIDKDEYHEGIQWKRDTHNKFNTVCLEFTYAQHKTGQLLSALKASLIELKNRSDLSPADSFPSEKTPSELMSSEHISAELRPIELIPSDVILATLNESGRITELAKTFTQLVGLYKAACLDTTLDCTLASSLQNSIIANSVEPKQTEKALALLKPILSAYEQHLAQHHEIDFEDMINKALTYVQAGQFKSPWRYIMVDEFQDISEPRARLVKALRDNNKECSVFAVGDDWQAIYRFSGADVTLTTQFSNYFGSTTQSELDQTFRFNNQIGKVATDFISKNPAQITKKITSLKQVNAPAVSLLKRDNSQFRSRKTGLIDEMANGAIDDVLAAISAKVCKPVTVYLLARFWFFLPSNIDLNRLNNQYPLLTIDAQSFHTSKGKEADYVIIVGLKKGAHGFPSEKVTPALNEALLAKKEKFPYAEERRLLYVALTRAKDRVYIIADMTESNPFVKELVNDHQIELNEFECTATQSLVDDLHCLACKTGLLKKRTGRFGTFYACSNSPRCEHKEKPCAKCESPMTRKRYPGFKTCLNDLCKSLIPTCSLCDAEMVLRTSKKGEFWGCRNYKGNDPMSCKNGVDNANVNWPELVVD, from the coding sequence ATGAGCAGTAACCCTCAAACGGTTGTCGATAGTATTGAACAGCTATCTGACTACTGTATCCCTTCCAGTTTTTTTCGTCGATTCATTGGTATACCAACAGCGATAAAAATCAGTGATTGTGGTGTAGTTATTGACGTTGAAGATAGTTTGACCACTATCAAGTGGGAAGAGCTTATCGTTCCTCCAACTTTTCATCTCAGCTTTTTTGGTCAAATAATTTCATTTAAAACAGAAAGCAAAAGCTATGTTTTCACCATGCTTGCCTATAAATCAAAGCGTAAGCACAAAAATAATTGTGAGCAACGTTGGGCAGCAGCCAATATTCATCGTGTTGAAACGTTATTAACCGCCATAGAAAGATTTAAGACTAATCGATATATGCGTCGTTCAATAATTGAACGTATTCAATTAGCATCGAGGCAAGAATTAGTCCGTTGGTTGCCGTGGCTTAATTCAAACAGCTCAAGTAAATCAACGAGTTCACTGACCAATGTTATTGAAATAACACAACGATTATCGTATTACCAACATTGGCAGCAGCAGGGAATAGCTGATTGTCGAGAAAGCTACATCAGTAAGCAACTTCAAACTCATGAAGCCTTTTTTGATAATGTCGAGTCTAATCCATTAACACTGTGTCAGCGCAGAGCCTGTATTATCGATAATGACAATAATTTATTATTAGCTGGCGCGGGAACCGGAAAAACCAGTGTGATGATTGGTCGGACAGGTTATTTACTCAATAGCCTGCAAGCGAAGAGCGATGAAATATTATTGTTAGCCTATGGCCGAAAAGCAGCTAATGAAATGGATGAAAGAATTAGAGATAAGTTATCGACTGATAAAATCAGCGCGACTACTTTTCATCGTTTAGGCCTGAGTATTATCGCTCAGGTTGAAGGGGGAAAACCCAGTTTATCAGTATTAGCAGATGATGAAAAAGCAAAATCTAAATGGATTCAAAGTTATTTTGAAAGACTCATTAAAGAAGATAGGCAGTATCGCAAGCTCATCCTCGAGTATTTTGGCAAGTACTATTATGTTGAACGCAGTGCTTTTGACTTTAAAAGCAAAGGCGAGTACTACCAGTACTTAACGGACAATGATATTCGCAGTTTTAAAGGTGAGCAAGTCAAAAGCTTCGGGGAGCTTTATATTGCCAATAGCTTATTCTCTTATGGCATAGAATATCAGTATGAAGCTAAATACGCTTACGATGTAAAATCAATCGAACGAAAACAATATCAGCCAGACTTCTTTCTGCCTGAATTCAATGTCTATATTGAATATTATGGGATTGATGAGAACGAAGATACAGCGCCATACATAGATAAAGATGAATACCATGAGGGTATTCAATGGAAACGTGATACTCATAATAAATTTAATACTGTGTGTCTTGAATTTACCTATGCGCAACATAAAACAGGTCAATTACTAAGTGCCTTAAAGGCATCATTGATTGAACTAAAAAATCGTTCTGACTTATCACCCGCTGATTCCTTTCCTAGCGAAAAAACACCTAGCGAATTAATGTCTAGTGAACATATATCTGCTGAACTAAGACCAATTGAACTGATACCTAGCGACGTAATACTAGCCACACTCAATGAGAGTGGCAGAATAACCGAGCTTGCTAAAACATTTACGCAATTAGTTGGGCTTTATAAAGCTGCTTGTCTAGATACAACTTTAGACTGCACCTTAGCGAGTAGTTTACAAAACAGTATTATCGCTAACTCGGTAGAGCCTAAACAAACAGAAAAAGCCTTAGCATTGCTCAAGCCTATTTTAAGCGCTTATGAACAACACTTAGCACAGCACCATGAAATTGATTTTGAAGATATGATTAATAAAGCGTTAACCTATGTTCAAGCAGGTCAATTTAAGTCTCCCTGGCGTTATATCATGGTTGATGAATTTCAAGATATATCCGAGCCACGAGCACGTTTGGTAAAAGCGTTACGTGACAACAATAAAGAATGTTCTGTTTTTGCAGTAGGCGATGATTGGCAGGCTATATACCGATTTAGTGGTGCTGATGTCACTTTAACGACTCAATTCTCTAATTACTTTGGATCAACAACTCAATCAGAATTAGATCAAACTTTTCGATTTAACAACCAAATTGGCAAAGTTGCAACCGATTTTATTAGCAAAAACCCAGCACAAATCACCAAAAAAATCACCTCGTTGAAACAAGTTAATGCACCTGCGGTGTCGTTGCTCAAACGAGATAACAGTCAATTTCGCTCTCGAAAAACAGGACTGATCGATGAAATGGCTAATGGTGCAATCGACGATGTTTTAGCGGCTATTTCAGCTAAAGTATGTAAGCCTGTTACCGTTTATTTATTAGCACGTTTTTGGTTTTTTTTACCAAGTAACATAGATCTTAACAGGTTAAATAATCAATATCCCTTACTGACCATTGATGCTCAATCTTTCCATACTTCAAAAGGAAAAGAGGCCGATTATGTCATTATTGTTGGTCTGAAAAAGGGCGCTCATGGTTTTCCTTCTGAGAAAGTAACGCCTGCACTTAATGAAGCATTACTGGCGAAAAAAGAAAAATTTCCCTATGCAGAAGAGCGAAGATTACTTTATGTAGCGCTCACCAGAGCGAAAGACAGGGTTTATATTATTGCAGATATGACCGAATCAAACCCCTTTGTTAAAGAACTTGTGAACGATCATCAAATTGAACTGAATGAATTTGAATGTACAGCAACTCAATCATTGGTAGACGACTTACATTGTCTGGCTTGTAAAACAGGGCTATTAAAAAAACGTACCGGCCGTTTTGGTACCTTCTATGCCTGTTCTAATTCTCCTCGCTGTGAACATAAAGAAAAGCCTTGTGCTAAATGTGAAAGTCCAATGACACGCAAACGTTACCCAGGTTTTAAAACCTGCTTGAATGACTTATGCAAAAGCTTGATACCAACGTGCAGTTTATGTGATGCGGAAATGGTGTTACGTACGAGCAAAAAAGGCGAGTTTTGGGGCTGTCGAAATTATAAAGGAAACGATCCAATGAGTTGTAAGAATGGCGTAGATAATGCCAACGTTAACTGGCCTGAATTAGTTGTAGATTAG